The Euphorbia lathyris chromosome 3, ddEupLath1.1, whole genome shotgun sequence genome contains a region encoding:
- the LOC136224376 gene encoding protein ESSENTIAL FOR POTEXVIRUS ACCUMULATION 1-like isoform X7: MADGNLHLPDDLLSSNTNDEVWGGGTVVDEAIMGSLDDSKDQVTSDSGIPLSPQWLYAKPVDAKIPYVGASVEMCPLSSHGKSLDNSLKEGWWLDGSQDIKDRRMKTAPDIENSHRWREEERDTSLLGRRDRRKEERRADSMLSRDITDSKSTSSSDRWHDSGTRNCVHESRRDSKWSSRWGPEDKEKDSRTEKRADVEKEDPQIDKLPSATGSRTTSDHENESRDKWRPRHRMEVHAGGTTAYRGAPGFGTERGRVEGSNVRFSAGRGRSIKGNIQMGRQPSAPAIGSIFLDKNLSYSYPRGKLLDIYRWQITLPSFDTMPDAVENVINITQNVGIEPLAFVAPDAEEEAALGDLWLGKITSCGGLQNQLGSSDGASNDDIGGLDEATSERNWRSSVETDEIVESFGKVAITDSFCGSRAEMSYVSTAEKVDAPKDSEHQLKTTNPPLSDCLVPAILKKEDSRIFQEIGLSNNIVEQKGFENQRVPDLVQIEHPKLEDIEKAHAFQIGSQLFDDPGFPFEFTSRHQCKSRNEFAIKSIDKAHPLGSAIPADELSFCYLDPQGVIQGPYLGIDILTWFEQGYFGTDLPVRFSDALDGSPFHELGEIMLYLKAGSVSTGSKLSDTVGGCLELSTPDFAINHDSASGVMEDHQLAASRFEAVSGIDGQLRASNDTFQPGIMYSDDQKLQNFVSLDEEGFPPGRPGSNCGDLFIGHSAEIQNLVSDPSSHPSFDIECSGKSIHTHQDENLHPFGLLMSELTGNSQSRCTHPSNISSSIGGHGQFMDPFLESNIAFPNQSSISALVDQMPFVESCSDDYCKKALTNANIDHQSSKRELDFCDFNLQHQILQNLQKGQLQQHNNSPHTLSNNRFGIEENPSHLFNLQLQQQQQIELQQQQQIELQQQQQQQRLELQQQQWQLELQQQQRLELQQQKRQLELQQQQRQLELQQQQRQLELIQQQRQLDLQQQQRQLEFQKQHQLLQQQLRNHQVKLQEQLVVEQLLRHQMSDFGCRQQKVGTVMDNIFEQVQLSMQLPELLQNSHPSRHLDPAVEQIIRAKIGGLNAPQDPKKDYLDLLQANHGNVLHSNQFHVQQEPLQAQLSWALKQQLGMDGERHLSGSWSADESSQLPRNLDLLHQPQSLGFNAPNFYQQQPRLSSMEEHVNHLRWKHALKERLEQGFYEPSSLEYERSISLPHVAAGIMDSVNGHPLHPDSPEQHLNFLPAGRLGSFSGKQISDNFYGSRPETMDYLSRKDRQLEISSIEDGVQQLHPESHRWSKVSEVAANSDIWTSIGTEEESSKRLMMELHRKLGHHQSIQAEREYQYHISSSEPHDAFWGINQLHSSNLPLNHIPDQEVATNLSIMQGQHDLNLTSLFQGQLVSAAVSGQNGSKSNYGAIEEQSSLSSTRDSHTSYVNARSMTTSKFDRDLEKLERKGNFSGSKAMSSTGRSVSPIEDKSADQAEAAIDFGKLPIKVNGRRGSISNVHLLY; encoded by the exons ATGGCTGACGGGAACCTTCACCTACCTGATGATCTCCTCTCCTCCAACACCAATG ATGAAGTTTGGGGTGGAGGGACTGTCGTGGACGAGGCAATAATGGGCTCACTAGATGATTCGAAAG ATCAAGTAACTTCAGACAGCGGCATACCTCTTTCTCCACAATGGCTTTATGCTAAACCAGTTGATGCTAAGATACCATATGTTGGAGCATCGGTG gaaaTGTGTCCACTGAGTTCCCATGGGAAGTCCTTGGACAACAGTTTGAAAGAGGGTTGGTGGCTGGATGGATCTCAGGATATCAAGGACAGGAGGATGAAAACTGCACCCGATATAGAAAACAGTCATCGGTGGCGTGAAGAGGAGAGGGATACAAGCTTACTTGGTAGAAGAGATCGTAGGAAAGAAGAACGTCGTGCTGATTCCATGTTGTCAAGGGACATTACTGACAGTAAATCAACATCTTCTTCAGATCGTTGGCATGACAGTGGTACTCGTAATTGTGTACATGAATCTCGTAGAGACAGCAAGTGGTCATCAAGATGGGGTCCTGAAGATAAAGAGAAGGATTCTCGGACTGAGAAGAGGGCAGATGTTGAGAAGGAAGATCCTCAGATAGACAAGCTACCTTCTGCTACAGGAAGCCGTACAACTTCTGATCATGAGAATGAATCTCGGGATAAGTGGAGGCCACGCCATCGTATGGAAGTTCATGCTGGTGGAACAACTGCTTATCGAGGTGCACCAGGATTTGGTACAGAAAGAGGACGTGTTGAGGGATCAAATGTCCGGTTTTCTGCTGGGCGAGGAAGATCAATTAAAGGAAACATACAAATGGGCAGACAGCCTTCTGCTCCTGCTATTGGGTCTATCTTCTTGGATAAGAATTTGTCTTACAGCTATCCGAGGGGAAAACTTCTTGACATTTACCGTTGGCAAATAACTCTTCCAAGTTTTGATACCATGCCTGATGCAGTGGAGAATGTAATTAATATAACACAAAATGTTGGTATTGAGCCATTGGCTTTTGTTGCACCTGATGCAGAGGAAGAG GCTGCCCTTGGAGATCTGTGGCTGGGAAAAATCACGAGCTGTGGAGGATTACAGAACCAACTTGGCAGCAGTGATGGGGCATCTAATGATGATATTGGAG GCCTTGATGAGGCAACAAGTGAAAGAAATTGGCGTTCCTCAGTAGAGACTGATGAAATTGTTGAATCTTTTGGGAAAGTTGCTATTACTGATTCTTTCTGTGGTAGCCGGGCTGAGATGTCATATGTATCCACTGCTGAGA AAGTAGATGCACCTAAAGATAGTGAACATCAACTTAAAACAACAAATCCACCCTTAAGTGATTGCTTAGTGCCTGCCATTTTGAAGAAAGAGGACTCCAGAATCTTCCAGGAGATTGGCCTCAGTAACAATATTGTAGAACAGAAGGGTTTTGAGAATCAGCGAGTGCCAGATTTGGTTCAAATTGAGCACCCAAAGCTAGAAGATATTGAGAAGGCACATGCTTTCCAAATTGGTAGTCAGCTTTTTGATGATCCAGGTTTTCCATTTGAGTTCACTTCTAGACATCAATGTAAAAGCCGTAATGAGTTTGCTATAAAGAGCATTGACAAGGCACATCCACTAGGAAGTGCTATCCCAGCAGACGAGTTATCATTTTGTTATCTTGATCCTCAAGGGGTTATACAGGGCCCATATTTGGGGATTGATATCTTAACCTGGTTTGAGCAAGGTTATTTTGGAACGGATTTACCGGTTCGCTTTTCAGATGCTCTTGATGGATCACCATTTCATGAACTTGGTGAAATAATGCTGTATCTTAAAGCTGGGTCTGTCTCTACTGGTAGTAAGTTATCTGATACTGTTGGAGGATGCTTGGAATTATCTACTCCTGATTTTGCTATCAACCATGACAGTGCTTCTGGTGTCATGGAAGATCATCAATTGGCTGCATCTAGATTTGAGGCTGTCTCAGGAATTGATGGTCAGTTAAGGGCATCAAATGATACTTTTCAGCCTGGGATTATGTACTCAGATGATCAAAAGCTCCAAAATTTTGTTTCTCTGGATGAAG AAGGTTTCCCACCTGGAAGGCCTGGAAGTAACTGTGGTGACCTTTTCATAGGACATTCTGCAGAGATTCAGAATTTAGTTTCTGATCCTTCTAGTCACCCATCTTTTGATATTGAATGCTCTGGAAAGAGCATCCACACTCACCAGGATGAGAATTTGCATCCATTCGGCCTATTGATGTCTGAGCTGACAGGCAACTCTCAGTCAAGGTGTACTCATCCATCTAATATTTCTTCAAGCATAGGTGGTCATGGTCAGTTCATGGACCCTTTCTTGGAAAGTAACATTGCTTTTCCCAATCAAAGCTCCATCAGTGCACTGGTTGATCAAATGCCTTTTGTGGAGTCATGTTCTGATGATTATTGCAAAAAGGCACTCACTAATGCAAACATTGATCATCAATCATCTAAGAGGGAGCTAGACTTTTGTGATTTTAACCTACAGCACCAAATTTTGCAGAATTTGCAAAAAGGACAACTGCAGCAACATAATAATTCTCCTCATACCCTATCAAATAATAGATTTGGCATCGAGGAGAACCCTTCTCACCTTTTCAACTTGCAGCTGCAACAGCAGCAGCAGATAGAACTTCAACAACAGCAGCAGATAGAACTTcaacagcagcagcagcaacaaAGGTTGGAACTTCAACAACAGCAATGGCAGTTGGAGCTTCAGCAGCAGCAACGATTGGAGCTTCAACAGCAAAAACGACAGTTGGAGCTCCAACAGCAGCAACGGCAGTTGGAGCTTCAACAGCAGCAAAGACAGTTGGAGCTCATCCAGCAGCAACGGCAGTTGGATCTCCAACAACAGCAACGGCAGTTGGAGTTTCAGAAGCAGCATCAGTTACTGCAGCAGCAACTTCGTAACCATCAAGTAAAGTTGCAGGAGCAGTTGGTTGTTGAACAATTGCTACGGCATCAGATGTCTGATTTTGGTTGTAGACAGCAAAAGGTGGGTACAGTCATGGACAACATATTCGAGCAGGTTCAGCTCAGTATGCAGCTGCCAGAACTGCTACAGAATTCTCATCCTTCAAGGCACCTTGATCCTGCAGTGGAGCAGATAATTCGAGCAAAGATTGGTGGTTTGAATGCTCCTCAAGATCCAAAAAAGGATTATTTAGACCTATTACAGGCAAACCATGGAAATGTACTCCATTCCAATCAGTTTCATGTTCAACAAGAACCATTGCAGGCACAATTATCTTGGGCACTGAAACAGCAGTTAGGAATGGATGGAGAAAGACATTTGAGTGGGTCTTGGTCTGCTGATGAATCCAGTCAGCTTCCTCGAAATCTAGATCTTCTTCATCAGCCCCAGTCTTTAGGATTCAATGCTCCAAATTTTTACCAGCAACAGCCGAGACTTTCCTCAATGGAAGAGCATGTAAACCATCTTAGGTGGAAACATGCATTAAAGGAGAGGCTTGAGCAAGGATTTTACGAACCAAGTTCTCTCGAATATGAAAGATCAATATCTCTTCCCCATGTTGCTGCTGGGATAATGGATTCTGTAAATGGTCATCCCCTTCATCCAGATTCACCAGAGCAACATCTCAATTTTCTGCCTGCTGGTCGACTAGGTTCTTTCTCAGGTAAGCAAATTTCTGATAATTTTTATGGTTCTCGCCCGGAAACAATGGATTACCTCTCTCGGAAAGATAGGCAATTGGAAATTAGCAGCATTGAAGATGGGGTGCAACAACTGCATCCTGAAAGTCATCGGTGGAGTAAGGTTTCAGAAGTTGCTGCAAATTCTGACATTTGGACATCAATTGGAACTGAGGAGGAGAGCTCAAAAAGACTTATGATGGAACTTCATAGAAAACTGGGCCATCATCAATCTATTCAGGCCGAAAGGGAGTATCAGTATCATATATCATCTTCTGAGCCTCATGATGCCTTTTGGGGAATCAATCAGTTGCACTCTTCAAATCTTCCTTTGAATCATATTCCAGATCAAGAAGTTGCTACTAACCTTTCAATTATGCAAGGGCAACATGATTTGAATTTAACTTCTCTATTTCAAGGTCAACTAGTTAGTGCAGCAGTCAGTGGTCAAAATGGCTCTAAGTCTAACTATGGAGCAATTGAAGAACAGTCATCCTTATCAAGCACAAGAGATTCTCATACTAGTTATGTAAATGCTAGATCTATGACTACATCAAAATTTGACAGAGATTTAGAAAAACTGGAAAGGAAGGGAAATTTTTCTGGATCCAAAGCCATGAGTTCGACGGGTAGGTCTGTCTCACCAATTGAAGACAAATCAGCTGATCAAGCAGAAGCTGCAATTGATTTTGGGAAGTTACCAATTAAAGTCAATGGCAGGCGTGGTTCCATAAGCAACG